Proteins encoded in a region of the Populus alba chromosome 13, ASM523922v2, whole genome shotgun sequence genome:
- the LOC118035029 gene encoding ricin B-like lectin EULS3: MPSFNHQHTHQSGSASGLDLYNKPSFKVYSKAQPEFHLTIRGGKVILAPSNPSDEFQNWYKDEKYSTRVKDSEGCPAFALVNKATGQAMKHSIGEAHPVQLIPYNPDVLDESILWTESKDMGDGFRAARMVNNTHLNVHAFHGDKKSGGVHDGTSIVLWKWNEGDNQQWKIIPTRY; encoded by the exons ATGccatctttcaatcaccagcACACTCATCAGTCTGGCTCTGCTTCTGGGCTTGACCTTTATAATAAGCCTAGCTTTAAGGTTTACAGCAAAGCTCAGCCTGAGTTTCACCTCACAATTAGGGGTGGGAAAGTGATTCTTGCTCCATCAAATCCTTCTGATGAGTTCCAA AACTGGTATAAAGATGAAAAGTACAGCACAAGAGTGAAGGATTCAGAGGGATGTCCTGCCTTCGCTTTGGTTAATAAGGCCACTGGTCAGGCCATGAAGCATTCCATTGGAGAGGCACACCCT GTGCAGCTGATTCCGTACAATCCAGATGTTCTTGATGAGTCTATCCTATGGACTGAAAGCAAGGACATGGGTGATGGTTTCAGAGCTGCAAGGATGGTTAACAATACGCATCTTAATGTACATGCTTTTCACGGTGACAAGAAATCTGGTGGTGTCCATGATGGCACCTCTATTGTTCTCTGGAAATGGAACGAAGGAGATAACCAACAATGGAAGATCATCCCAACTCGGTACT GA
- the LOC118035027 gene encoding NAC transcription factor 47 yields the protein MKNPQSSLPPGFRFHPTDEELILHYLKKKLASTPFPVSIIADVDIYKFDPWDLPAKSSLGEKEWYFFSPRDRKYPNGARPNRAAASGYWKATGTDKIIMTSTMAPGGVVGGQENIGVKKALVFYKGRPPKGVKTNWIMHEYRLADTPTCNNNNNYNKSMKPKDSSMRLDDWVLCRIYKKSQALTSSPRALISSEHDQEEEEQQQFVQETLLPISNKNPLMSQKSCSFSSLFDAMDYSMCSSFQADTPFNPIGFESNPTLNSSATQLDQPFFSNSNSASNSNITSSSTSFLQKLPQLNTSMPNMQGNKLKRQLPHIDEDLLHPSKKYMNSCSFTNSNNNTQTDMGQYNFLSQTFLDQQLLLSPHLQFLG from the exons ATGAAGAACCCACAATCAAGCTTGCCCCCAGGGTTTAGGTTCCACCCGACAGATGAGGAGCTCATCCTCCACTACCTTAAGAAGAAGTTGGCATCCACACCGTTTCCTGTGTCTATCATAGCAGATGTCGACATCTATAAGTTTGATCCGTGGGACTTGCCag CTAAATCTTCCTTGGGGGAGAAAGAGTGGTACTTTTTCAGTCCTAGAGATCGCAAGTACCCCAATGGAGCAAGGCCTAACAGAGCAGCTGCATCTGGATATTGGAAGGCAACTGGAACAGACAAAATCATAATGACATCAACAATGGCACCAGGAGGTGTAGTTGGAGGGCAAGAGAACATTGGAGTTAAAAAGGCTCTTGTTTTCTACAAGGGAAGGCCTCCAAAGGGTGTCAAGACTAATTGGATCATGCATGAGTATCGCCTAGCAGATACTCCCacctgcaacaacaacaacaactacaaCAAATCCATGAAGCCAAAAGATTCATCCATGAGG TTGGATGACTGGGTTCTTTGCCGGATTTACAAGAAATCCCAAGCTTTAACTTCATCTCCAAGGGCATTAATATCCAGTGAACATgaccaagaagaagaagaacaacaacaatttGTCCAGGAAACCCTTTTACCCATAAGCAACAAGAATCCTCTCATGTCCCAGAAGTCTTGTTCTTTCTCCAGCTTGTTCGACGCCATGGACTATTCCATGTGCAGTAGTTTCCAGGCAGATACCCCATTCAATCCAATAGGGTTTGAGTCAAACCCTACGTTGAATAGTTCTGCAACACAGTTGGACCAACCTTTCTTCAGTAACAGCAACTCTGCAAGCAACAGTAACATCACGAGCAGCAGTacttcctttcttcaaaagTTACCTCAGTTGAACACTTCAATGCCAAACATGCAGGGGAATAAACTCAAACGCCAGCTTCCACACATTGACGAGGACTTGCTTCATCCATCAAAAAAGTACATGAACTCTTGCAGTTTCACTAACTCCAACAATAATACTCAAACTGATATGGGTCAATACAATTTCCTAAGCCAGACATTCTTGGACCAGCAATTGCTGTTGAGCCCACATCTTCAATTTCTAGGTTAA